From the genome of Biomphalaria glabrata chromosome 1, xgBioGlab47.1, whole genome shotgun sequence, one region includes:
- the LOC106079891 gene encoding cilia- and flagella-associated protein 141-like — MSKETNLRYEQPHKPSKLFLEYTKNLQSNDSIRIQNIDHKKEDLKHVQEKWLEASDLKIKAKQHVAEKKGLEEEMKLVAKANMLVRKRALALRIEAEQLMYEQELAQMGKVFHKQRL; from the exons ATGAGCAAAGAAACTAATTTACGATATGAGCAACCACACAAGCCTAGCAAACTGTTCTTAGAATACACGAAAAATTTGCAG TCTAATGACAGCATTAGGATTCAAAATATTGATCACAAAAA agAAGACTTGAAACATGTCCAAGAAAAATGGCTGGAAGctagtgatttaaaaataaaggccAAACAACATGTTGCTGAAAAAAAGGGTCTGGAAGAGGAAATGAAATTGGTTGCTAAAGCTAATATGTTG GTTCGTAAAAGAGCTTTGGCCTTGAGGATTGAAGCAGAACAGTTGATGTATGAACAGGAGTTAGCCCAGATGGGGAAAGTGTTTCACAAGCAGCGCCTCTAG